Genomic DNA from Phyllopteryx taeniolatus isolate TA_2022b chromosome 10, UOR_Ptae_1.2, whole genome shotgun sequence:
gaaatataatataatattattcaTTATGATCCCTGAAGTGATTCAAAAAATAAGTCAACAGTCAGATTAGGAAAAGTAacaatcatcattatcattcaaGCATAATAATGAGTATTATTCatgttaataacaataattttaaTATGGTCAGAAATGATTAAAtctatattaaaatattaatattttcaagctgttttttttgtttaaaaccttttttttttaaatacaattttcgCAGCACTATACTGTAATTTTCGAAACTAACTTTAGATTATTTCAAGCAAATCCTTGATAgagctttgctgccatctccCGGCGTATGAATGCAACTGCAACTGGAGCCCAAATATTGCTCGTaaaatattttagttatttCTTATTCATAATTTGGTATGGTGGTATTTTAATATTGTGTCCTTGGATATTTCGGACAGTAACTAGGCCTCACATTAGTCGCATAACATTATTTCAGCATTTTTCAGCCAAATACAGGATAGAATTATTCGGTATTGTACCTTGGAGGAGACAAAAGGTTTATTTTCAACTGGCTATGTGAAGTGCGAACCGCATAGCATTATCCAGAGCCTGCATAGCTCGTATGTGCGATGTGAAGGGTGCTATGGTGTATTTTGATTGGAGAAGATTTTGTTTGCTTATTGATGGCtgcattattataattttatgttttgtgtaaagtgttttgttagtaaataaagttgagttgagaatCACTTAATTTACAAATGACGTGTAATATTTACCTTggagtactaaaaaaaaatgtgtattattaaAAAGTGATAAATTCGGAGGACTATTTTTGGGTGGGGCGAAAtcggtttttgttgttgtttgatgtcACAATCCTTACAAAACTAGTAATACATTTATTAAGTATCGTGTTTTGATAAGAGATCACCCCCCCAACagaatttacttatttttgcaatatccgtgagaacaaattttgtttcTCTTATTTCTGTGGAGGTTAATGCTGTAAAATATAAACTTTCaatttcaaagtttttttcaatgtttgttttcaggagAAATTTTCATACCccagaaatgtttaattagAATCTAAATTaagttagtttttaaaaaaactaatctaaaaataaaatcaatttgaaagtaaaattgaccaaaaatgacatcagaaatttaatgtaaaattgttcaaaattacatttcaagttataattaaaattacttaacttaaaaaaattacaattacaaataaaagtaTATTTGTTTCAAATTGCAGTGTCCCTAAAAACAAGGGATGTTTGatactttttttcagaccaacACCCGAACAAGTAGTCattcttgagtactcaccgatagaGTACCGATACAACTACTACCTTTGCAAGATAAATTTTCAATTAAGACGATGACAAGATAATTGAGAACAAAGACCTTTCATTTTTTCTGACGTACATGATGGTTCGCTGATGCGTCAAACTGCCACAGTCCAGCGCCAACTACAGACAAGGAGTACTTACTccatgttagatttttttgctttatgcctagattttgtttttcctcattttgttcttttttttacacccacacaatacattggcgcgCCGCGTTGTTGtagtcgccatggtaacgagtgtatccggtcacattgATCGGCATCACGTTTTCTGGTTCTGCCTCTCCGACagtatttgatttgacaagacaaagcccagtgatcgtaaaagacgggatgcggtggtgtcggaatacatgtcgtgtagtgttgccgctgtctgaccgagatacggcaagattttatacCACTAGTCTGGCagtgcaatcgggaaagaccaaatttgtcttgtcgtggCTGGTATCTGCAGCCTTCATGAgaacccgataccttgaaataaggccgatGTCAGCCTGATACCAATTCCTGGTATTGGTACTTGCCCATCCCACCTAAAAACAGGGAGCAGCTAATTTGTGCTACCGCGCACACAAACGTGTACAAACAGACGCGAGTCGCGGCCTTGCTGACTGAAAGATGGGTAACGGACGAGCACCTCCATGCTAAGGGCGgctgaaaacataaaaacagatgtTTGTAACTTTATTGCATTGATAACCTACAATACACAGGACGcagaattcatgtttttttcttgctacaaaaatgaataaatgtgtattttattttttattgttacatCTTCATAGCTCTTCATTTGACGGCTTAAGCGTGGAATGCATGAAGGTGTGCAGGAAGTAATGATTGTACGTGATATTCAAATTAAAGAACGTCGTCAAAGAAACTTCAGTCATTCCACTGACGTCCACGATTGAAGCTCATTACTTCCTTTGGCACCACAAAAACTCCTCATCCTTGAGAAAGAAATAACACACAAACGAAAGAGCAAACAGTTAGTGACATGCACTGTCGCGTGAAATTTTGTGTTAACAGTAGTTTGTGTGGTTTATTAtagattttgttatttttgtaattgttttttgtgtgacttcatgcaaaaaatgtttagtaatttcgcagatttttaagcgaccattttttttcagtgcacaggcaagtctgaatttagagttgcacatCTTCAGTCTttgtaccacgttgtgccacaatTTGCCAAGCAGCACTAGGCGCTACTGGAAGACATGCAGCGCAATTGAGAGCAAcgagaggcagagaaggtccccaactgaactccagtaatagtcgtcgttcccacagagcagagagactACAGTCTAAGTCTGTGGGTATTGATGTgtgctgtttgtatgtgttgcagttccatgtgtgttaaagtagcagttgtttgaaggtttataattactgtaacatcgaTGCCAATTTCCATTAGCCCTTATATGGCATCTCGtaaaatgttagcattaagcaagcaTAGTTTCGTTACacaaaattatatggtttggatgaacattttggtgtttaatttaaatatatacaaagCATAGATATctttgtgttgctgctccatgtgttatAGTAGCTGTTGttgaaaggtttataattaccataatATCTACGCTTATTGCCATTAGCACGTCTATTGTATGTGAGCATGAAACAAGTGTTGccaagttattaaaaaatagcgtttgattttcttttgttttatgtgtcagttttacagtttacttcaactgggagtgacaaataaacagcttgaagctagCACCCTTCGCCTCTTATTTATGTGAGCCagagtcttcttttcctttcttccAAGTGATGTAATCCATTACTTGACAACGACAGCGTGAGAACGGGCACTAAGCTatacttttaaaagtgttttaataagtttaattttgtttcaaatcggTAATTAAACTGTGTGGGAGgggcaaaactttttttttttttatcatatcgTCTCGATAGTTCATATTTTCACCTATCACTGGTGAGTTTGGAATGCAATAAATGGGGGCTCACTCCACAGTATAACAGAAGTTGAAGTTCTTGAAATTCTTTCTCTAATCAAATGATAGCCACGTTACCTGTGTTTATTTGGTGCCCTTGTACGTGACCTGTTTGCCGCACTTCTTTAGCGTCTCCAGTAGAACGTCCGCGTCCTTGTCCGACTCGATCCAGACCAGTTGATTCGGAAGGTCGATTTCAAATTTGAtgtctaaaaaaacaacaaccgctGAACAATTTgtgaagcacaaacaacactggAGCTCATTTTTCATTCTGACAACgcttgattgtgtgtgtgtgtaccgtgGATAATTATATTGGGAACAGTGAAGTAAGTAAGTGAGGTACACACATATTGGCAATCGGGgcgtatttcattatttttttccctattttctgATTAAAGTCAGCGAACGCCTAATTCTTGGATGTTTctagaacagtggttctcatttttacaccaagtaccactttAAAAAATACTTGTCTCTCCATGTACCACCACAATGACctacattaaaatatagtagTGTAATGTGGCCAAGTTTTCAtcaaaaatatgattttctttttctaaaaagtatatttaatattgttgtaagccactgtaatattTTGCACAGTTGTTACATTGTTACTgcgcttaaaaaaaaaggactgtaCTTTATAATTTCATTAGTGTATTGCACAtgaaggttaaaaaaacaacttgcacttaaatacaaaaaacacagttcttaaatattaaatgcaaatgtattttacttaaaggttaaatacaactgaaatcgGTACAGGACTTTGAGAATAACTGCTCAAAAAGATGATCAGTGATTGTGGAGTAAGTTAAGAGGGATTTTTCCTCAGCGATATGATCGGAAATCGGCCAACAATCACAGAGTACGTGGCTCAGCCACACTCAGTGTTGACCAAATACTAAAACAACTTGAGTTTTTTGGGGGTTAATCGGAGGTACTTAAAACGGAGACGGGTGTGTgcacttttgcaaccacattatttcagtttttttttttttacttcccctgtcgatttttttcctcaattaaatTGTGCAGGTTGTTGGGCACATTAATGCTGTGAAAAGTTTTGAAACGATTTACTTAATTTTTACATCAAAAAAACCTTGCATTCGAACAGGGGTattgcagactttgtatcggcaatgtaataataatgtaacaaTGTAATGTGAATCAAATTTACCATCGTAattattgaacaggtttaacatttacgaatATCAGCCCAACCATTTTTTCCAAGCAGATTGGAGAGGAAGCCTCGCGACATATTACTAACTCCACTTTAGCACACACATATTAATTTCTTTCTTCGTACGTGTGGGCTCactcacatttaaaacaaatcagttaagatgttaaaTATCGCTGTGCGTGTACCAGGCTTTAGTCTCACCTTCCAACCTGCTGAGGATCCGGCTAACAGCACCTGAACATCCTTCACACGTCATGACCACCGCAAACTCGTGTTTCTGTTAAGTTATACAAGAACTCCGGTTCattaaacaacacacacactgttcGTTTAATTGGATTTTTTGCTCTGATCGGTGACAATCATTTTCTCACTTTCGACTTCTTGCACTGGCGCATTTAATAAATACGTCATTTCAGAATGAGAGGaaatgaaatttcaaataatccaTGCACAAAAAAACACGAACTTGCAAATATCGCAAAATATAAGATATGACAAATAAAACAGCTCAAAAGTGTACTGTAGTGTTGAtgttgttgagtttttttttgttttatgttggtCCCTAAATCAAATGGTCCTCCAATTTTGGAAGGACCCAAACACAATACAGCTGACTTGTGGTGACTTGGCTATTTTGCGTGTCGAAAACAAACAACTTGaccagcactttttttttttttttttagctgaaccACCCCACTTGTGGCTAACCTAATGCATACAACTGACACGTGACATTTACCTTCTTGAAGAGAAAATTTAGCAAGTGTTACTCGTGAAAACAATAATGAGCTGGTTCGATAGCTAGCTTAGCAGCGACGCCACCGAAGGACTAAACCCAGTGACgttctaatgaaaaaaaatcatattaagATGCTATTACGGTTTGCACATATAAAGAGAACTCACGGGCATGTTTATGATGATGTGGTgtctctccaaagatgaacTTTTACCACGGAATTACggggaggaaaagaaaaaaaaaactgtatccACCCCCTAACTCAGGTTTTACGGTCAAACTAACATTCGATTGGTATGGGAGAAGCAGTTCCGGTTTTAAGTGTTGCGTATTTGAATACCTGatccaattaaaaacaaaatacgaaCTAAAACAGGTATATGTGCACATGTGTCTatgtaaaaacatatatttcacTGTTAAAAcaatcatactgtatatcaatgtaatgttttgttttattggcttTTCTACTTCCTGTTGTTGCAAGATGGTATTGAAGCTAACTTGACGGctaacgggcggcacggtgaacgactggttagagtgtctgcctcacagttctgaggaccggggtccaatccccggccccgcctgtgtggagtttgcatgttctccccgtacctgcgtgggttttctccgggcactccggtttcctcccacatcccaaaaacatgcattaattggagactctaaattgcccgtaggcatgactgtgagtgcgaatggttgtttgtttcgatgtgccctgcgattggctggcaaccagttcagggtgtaccccgcctcctgcccgatgacagctgggataggctccagcacgcccgcgacccgagtgaggagaagcagctcagaaaatggatggatggatggaaatacaacacGCTCCTTTGGGCTACGTGCGTACGGGACGCTAAactagtgggggcaaagtgtcGGCGCACtccatgtttgtggacggcacaaaaccaaaataacaaggttACCTGCACACCATACAATCACAATAAGGGAACACCTGGAATTACGTTTCAATTACgtttcatttgtaaaaatattattttaatgagaacTTTTCCCCCACCACGTAGGCATGTTGCTGCCTTTTTATATTTACCACTTGTGTTCTAGGCAGGAAACTGCCCGCTGCAACGTGATTGGCTCCTTCGTCCTTCTCCGCGGGAAATGCAGGCTACCAGATGTAACGAAATAACCATTCCAAATATAAATCTCATTTATACAAAATTAAAACCGCCACAGtgaagtcacatacttctttttcCAGTCTGGAAACAGACGGCGTGTGCTACCACCAATCTTATTGCCTGACATCTGGACTGTTTATGGTGAAACTTTGAAGGTTAGGAACAGATCTTTGATCCATGCAAGTGTTAGAGCTTACCAAACTGAATTTATTAActtttccccacacacacacacacacacacacacacacacacacacacacacacacacacacacacacacacacacacaaaatccatTTCTAataattttgtgaaaatgtgctCAACCAATTGCTCTATGGTAAGAGTCCTAGCCATGACCCAGTGGTTAagctcatcgcctgccactgtgggggacctaggttcaagagcccaactggaccatccggcaacatcccccggactcacggctgtggtgtccttgagcaagacactgataccctgaaatgctccccgggcgcttcagctgccccctgctcccgtgtgttccactaacatgtgtatgtggtcactgtgatgggttaaatgcagagaacaaatttcatgtgcatgcatgcaggttcatgacaataaaaggtgattcttcttcttcttctaaattaAGCTAAGgaaattcaaatgtactgtCTGCTGTAAAATCTTTACTTCTTTTTATCCACTGCTGTTAATATAAAACATCAAATTTTATTACATCATGATTATGCTGAATTAATTTGACTATTTAATTTATGTCATTTTGTGAGTTGATATTATTAAATAAGCTAAAAATCTAAAAGAAATGTCAGGAAATTGTAATTTTCACAAATAATTACCTTTTATATAAATGAAAGAGTGTATTAATATTACTACTGTTGTTTGAGGTctttaataaaaatttaatttaaacttCTTTTCCAACAATTGCATGGAGCCTGAAATATGTAAATTGGTGTTTTATTTGAAGTTATTCACTGTTTCTTGTATTCAAATGCAGTTCTGTACATTAACCATTAACTTACATCTCAACTATTCGGTTGagattaacatttttaaaattatcgGGTCTgttgccaaaaaataaaataaataaattgaataagCTTATGACTCACCCAAGGGcgaaagaaatgcaaataaatattttttcaattgcCTTTTTTCTTGGTGTGAAAGTTAAAGGTCTATACATGTAAGTGAATGATAAAAATTTGCATGAACCTCACCAGAACTTATCAAATATTCAGTTGTTTATTCAGTCCTTCATCAAATaaaagtgtgtttgttttattatgcaTCGTGGAAAagcttaatttaattaatttgctTCTGCCCTTTCATTATTAActtgtacatattttttaattgtgccatttttctttttgttgattgaaataaaatatatatgaatgaaaagaatgacattttttaagtgtttcatttttctgcattttacGTCAATTTTTGAAAAGTTAGCCAAATTCAGGTGAATGAATGATATTAAAGCAGTTTGTATTGGTGTCAGATGTCAagatgggtcaaattt
This window encodes:
- the atox1 gene encoding copper transport protein ATOX1, with the protein product MPKHEFAVVMTCEGCSGAVSRILSRLEDIKFEIDLPNQLVWIESDKDADVLLETLKKCGKQVTYKGTK